The following proteins are encoded in a genomic region of Vicia villosa cultivar HV-30 ecotype Madison, WI unplaced genomic scaffold, Vvil1.0 ctg.001197F_1_1, whole genome shotgun sequence:
- the LOC131633980 gene encoding F-box/FBD/LRR-repeat protein At4g26340-like encodes MTSSHQPIPTADRVSDLPDSTPPDRISGLPDSTLCHVLSFLSTKHAATTSVLSKRWKPLWLSVFTLDFDETAFRFSPSRIFSAMHSTLHQRDIALPIHSFRFIYHQYSLCYQNDINLFIEFVRDRGVQNFTLNLIVPVCGPPSIELPRSILNCETLEVLKLKGIKIGDISHMQDLPLPKLKTLHLKDVLFECNQQLYNLLLRCPLLQDFESKHSINIEDNKNLHLLETYEALPNLIKAKLNDDLIRCPLSMLRNTIILCVDMSKRLCFFGNLVLLRTIPTFQRMTHLELNFKDIDWFDRCIWLLAILKQSPKLQILIIQDTGVLEERNGICWKDPQIAPKCLSSELKSCCFSGYRGTGWDFKFAKYIIENSKVLNTLTIHSKCSIGMNKDQMLDDLSSCTRASTTCKLLFD; translated from the exons ATGACGTCTTCACATCAACCCATTCCAACGGCTGATAGAGTCAGCGACCTGCCGGATTCAACTCCGCCTGATAGAATCAGCGGCTTGCCGGATTCAACTCTCTGTCATGTACTCTCTTTTCTGTCAACCAAACATGCTGCAACCACAAGTGTGCTCTCAAAGAGATGGAAACCTCTATGGCTCTCTGTCTTCACCCTTGATTTCGACGAAACAGCCTTCAGATTTTCACCCTCGAGAATTTTCTCTGCTATGCACTCGACATTGCACCAGCGAGACATCGCCCTACCAATCCATTCGTTTCGCTTCATATATCATCAGTATTCTCTTTGCTACCAAAATGATATCAATCTATTTATTGAGTTCGTCCGAGATAGAGGAGTACAAAATTTCACTCTCAACCTAATCGTTCCAGTTTGCGGTCCACCATCAATTGAATTACCTCGTAGCATTCTCAATTGCGAGACACTAGAAGTTCTTAAGCTGAAGGGCATTAAGATTGGAGATATTTCTCATATGCAGGATTTACCTCTACCCAAGCTTAAAACTCTCCATTTGAAAGACGTACTTTTTGAATGTAATCAACAACTCTACAATCTTTTATTACGATGCCCGCTTCTACAggattttgaatcaaaacacagtATCAATATCGAAGACAATAAAAACCTTCATCTCCTAGAAACTTATGAGGCCTTACCTAATTTGATCAAAGCTAAGTTAAATGATGATCTTATAAGATGTCCGTTGAGTATGCTTCGTAACACAATCATTTTGTGTGTAGATATG AGTAAGCGTTTATGTTTCTTCGGCAATCTTGTCTTGTTACGCACTATTCCCACGTTTCAAAGAATGACTCACTTGGAGCTTAACTTTAAAGATATCGATTGGTTCGACAGATGCATCTGGTTGTTAGCAATACTCAAACAGTCTCCCAAACTTCAAATTCTTATTATTCAG GATACTGGAGTTCTAGAAGAGAGGAATGGCATATGCTGGAAGGATCCCCAAATTGCTCCAAAATGTCTTTCATCAGAACTTAAATCTTGTTGCTTTAGTGGTTACAGAGGCACCGGCTGGGATTTCAAATTTGCAAAATATATAATAGAGAATTCAAAAGTACTCAACACTTTGACAATTCATAGTAAATGTTCCATAGGTATGAATAAGGACCAAATGTTAGATGATTTATCTTCATGCACAAGGGCCTCTACAACATGCAAACTTTTATTTGATTGA